TATTTTCGGCAATTAAAATGTTGTCAAAATTTCCCGGGTCCAGAATGCTGGTTGTTGAACCGGAAGCGACAATTCCTCCGTGCAAAGTGCTGGTTGAATTCATCAGGATGGTATTGTTCAGAATACTTAAATGACTTCCTGAATTATATATCTGGATTCCGTAAAAACCTCCGGTCGACGACGGATCATAAATAATACTCATTCCACGAATCGTCATCCAGGAAACATCTTCCAAACGAATAATGTGTCGATCCGTAGTTGTAGTTGCCGCTTGAAGGGTAGCTAGATTGCCTTCAATAGTAACTGTTGCTGTAGGACCTGCGCCCGGAATAGTATGAAAGGTCACTTGTTCTGTATAAGCAATGGAAGAATTTACATTGGCTACAACATCACCTGAAACTCCATCTGTACTCAGGCGCGTTGCAAAATCATTGAACGACTGGAAATTTGTTCCGGAAGTTGGAAGAGAACCATCGATAGAATAAGCTCCGGATAAGGGTTGTGCCCGGCTAACCGTTGTCAAAATCAGCAGCATTGGAAGCGCTAGAAGAAGATAGAATTTTGTTTTCATAATGGCTAAGATGTATTCCAAAGGTAAAAAATTCATGACTGAAATAATGTTTTGAATTAATCCCTCTCACATCTATTTCCCGGTTCTCTCAGAGAGTTTTCTCAGATGTTAAAGGCATTATCGGTCCATTTCTTCATATTTCCTGTACTCCTTCACATTCACAAATTATACTAAATTTGCTCCTCAATTTTAAAGTATGTCCAAAATCACTGCAGCTATTACCGCTATTGGCGGCTACGTTCCGGACTATGTACTCACCAATGCTGAATTGGAAAAGATGGTGGATACTACCGACGAGTGGATCACCTCACGCACTGGAATTAAGGAAAGAAGAATATTGAAAGGTGAGGGCCTTGGCACTTCAGACCTTGCTGCTCCGGCCGTTAAAGAAATGCTCCGGAAAAGAGGAATCGATGCTTCTGAAATTGAATTGTTGATTTGTGCCACTACCACTCCTGATTTCGTTTTCCCTGCTACGGCGAATATTGTTTGCGACAAGATCGGAGCAAAAAACGCTTTCGGTTATGATATTTCCGCCGCTTGTTCAGGATTCCTGTATGCGCTTGTAACCGGTTCCAAGTTTATTGAATCAGGCCAATACAAAAAAGTTGTTGTTGTAGGTGCGGACAAGATGTCAAGCATCGTCGACTACACAGATCGCACAACCTGTGTACTTTTTGGTGATGGCGCAGGTGCCGTTTTACTTGAACCGAATACGGAAGGATTTGGTATACGGGATTCAATTCTTCGCAGTGACGGATCCGGACGAGTATACCTTCATCAAAAAGCCGGAGGTTCTGTGAAGCCACCGTCCCATAAAACCATTGACGCAAAAGAACACTACGTTTTCCAGGATGGTCAGCCGGTTTTCAAAGCGGCTGTGACAAGCATGGCTGATGTCTCCGCAGAAATAATGGAGAAAAATAATCTGAAAGCGGAAGATGTTGCATGGTTGGTTCCGCATCAGGCCAACAAACGTATCATTGATGCGACTGCAAGAAGAATGGGTGTCGGCCCTGAAAAAGTCATGCTGAATATTGAGAAATACGGAAATACAACCAGCGGTACCATTCCGCTTTGTCTGGTTGATTACGAGAAACAATTAAATAAAGGAGACAACCTTATCCTTGCGGCCTTCGGCGGAGGATTTACCTGGGGGAGTGTTTGGGTGAAGTGGGGAGTTTAATTTGGTTTCGGGTTCTGAGTTCCGGGTTCCGGGTTTGAGGTTTGAGGTTTGAAATTTTTTTTTGGTTCGAAGTTTTTTGGGGTTGAGGTTCAGTTATTTTTTTCTGATTTGATTGGTTGGAGATAGCAGCGACATATTTCAAATCAAGTCCTGGTACTTGGTACCTGGTACCCAAATCCCAAATCCCAATAAAATCATTTCCCTCCATTAATACCACCTTTTCGCCTTTTATCTTTTCAATAATCAATCTTTAGTTGTCATTTTACTGATTTATTAATCATTTAACTATCATTATTTTAATAATCTCCTTTAATTTTCAGCTTAAAATTATCCAGCTTTTTAGTGGTTTTTCGGCAGGTATTTTTGCCTCTTTTTGGAATTTAACGTAGGTTTGAATTCCTTTCCCCGATTCCAACCATCGGGAAATGGAATGGGTACTCAACCACCACACATGAAGCAGAAAAAAACTCCGGCTACTAAGCCTCAACCACAACCCAGCGTAGAATCTATGAACCTCAAAGACATTGAAAGTCTCATCAAATTTGTCCAGAGTAGCGGTGTGAGTGAAGTCAGTCTTGAACAGAAGGATTTCAAAATTACTATCAAGACTACTCATGGCGCAGTAATGCATGCCGCTCCGGCTGCACCCGCTCACCATGTTGTTCATGCACCGGTTCATACACCGGCTGCTGCTGCACCGGCTCCTGTCGCGGCACCACCTGCTGAAAAAGCAAAAAATGCCGAAGAATCAAATTACATCACCATCAAGTCTCCGATGATCGGTACGTTTTATCGTACACCATCTCCCGACAAACCGGTATTTGTAAATGTTGGAGATGAAATCAAGCCGGGAAAAGTGCTGTGCATCATTGAAGCGATGAAATTGTTCAATGAAATCGAATCTGAAATCGGCGGACGCATCGTAAAGGTTTTGGTCGACAATGCAACTCCTGTAGAATACGATCAGCCATTATTCCTGGTAGATCCTTCCTGAGCCGGTTCAATCGATTAGCATCATTCATTGCTCCGGACCAGCATTCCGGAAATGTTTTAGAATCCTGATTTACTATGTTTAAAAAGATATTGATCGCCAATCGTGGCGAGATTGCACTCCGCATTATCCGTACCTGTAAGGAAATGGGCATCAGTACGGTTGCAGTATACAGTACAGCCGACAGGGAAAGTTTGCATGTTCGTTTCGCGGATGAAGCGGTGTGCATTGGCCCGCCACCGAGTCGTGATTCTTATCTCAATATCCCGAGAATAATGGCCGCAGCGGAAATTACCAATGCGGATGCCATCCATCCGGGCTATGGTTTTCTCTCTGAGAATTCCAAGTTCAGCGCGATTTGTGCCGAGCACGGAGTGAAATTTATCGGAGCCACTCCTGATCAGATCGATCAGATGGGAGATAAATCAAATGCAAAGGAGACAATGAAAAAAGCCGGTGTCCCTACTATTCCGGGAAGCGACGGACTACTTTCTGATCTCAAAACAGGATTGAAAATCGCCAAACAAATCGGTTACCCGATTATCCTGAAAGCTACTGCCGGTGGTGGTGGCCGCGGGATGCGTATCGTTTGGAAACCGGAAGATTTTGAAGCAGCCTGGGAATCCGCACGCCAGGAAGCCGGTGCCGCATTTGGTAACGACGGAATGTATCTCGAAAAATACATCGAAGAACCACGTCATATCGAAATACAAATTGCAGGTGACCAATATGGAAAAGCTTGTCACCTCAGTGAGCGTGACTGTTCAATTCAACGTCGTCACCAAAAACTGATGGAAGAAACTCCTTCACCTTTCATGACTCCTGAGTTGCGGGAAAAAATGGGTGAAGCCGCTATCGCCGCCGCACTCGCTGTGAAATACGAAGGTGTTGGTACGGTAGAATTCCTCGTCGACAAACACCGCAATTTCTATTTCATGGAAATGAATACGCGGATTCAGGTAGAACATCCGATCACGGAAGAAGTCATCAACTACGATCTGATCAAGGAGCAAATAAAAATCGCGGCGGGAATTCCAATCACCGGAAAAAATTACTTCCCGAATCTCCATGCGATCGAATGCCGCATCAACG
The sequence above is drawn from the Bacteroidota bacterium genome and encodes:
- a CDS encoding ketoacyl-ACP synthase III; amino-acid sequence: MSKITAAITAIGGYVPDYVLTNAELEKMVDTTDEWITSRTGIKERRILKGEGLGTSDLAAPAVKEMLRKRGIDASEIELLICATTTPDFVFPATANIVCDKIGAKNAFGYDISAACSGFLYALVTGSKFIESGQYKKVVVVGADKMSSIVDYTDRTTCVLFGDGAGAVLLEPNTEGFGIRDSILRSDGSGRVYLHQKAGGSVKPPSHKTIDAKEHYVFQDGQPVFKAAVTSMADVSAEIMEKNNLKAEDVAWLVPHQANKRIIDATARRMGVGPEKVMLNIEKYGNTTSGTIPLCLVDYEKQLNKGDNLILAAFGGGFTWGSVWVKWGV
- the accB gene encoding acetyl-CoA carboxylase biotin carboxyl carrier protein, encoding MNLKDIESLIKFVQSSGVSEVSLEQKDFKITIKTTHGAVMHAAPAAPAHHVVHAPVHTPAAAAPAPVAAPPAEKAKNAEESNYITIKSPMIGTFYRTPSPDKPVFVNVGDEIKPGKVLCIIEAMKLFNEIESEIGGRIVKVLVDNATPVEYDQPLFLVDPS
- the accC gene encoding acetyl-CoA carboxylase biotin carboxylase subunit, whose translation is MFKKILIANRGEIALRIIRTCKEMGISTVAVYSTADRESLHVRFADEAVCIGPPPSRDSYLNIPRIMAAAEITNADAIHPGYGFLSENSKFSAICAEHGVKFIGATPDQIDQMGDKSNAKETMKKAGVPTIPGSDGLLSDLKTGLKIAKQIGYPIILKATAGGGGRGMRIVWKPEDFEAAWESARQEAGAAFGNDGMYLEKYIEEPRHIEIQIAGDQYGKACHLSERDCSIQRRHQKLMEETPSPFMTPELREKMGEAAIAAALAVKYEGVGTVEFLVDKHRNFYFMEMNTRIQVEHPITEEVINYDLIKEQIKIAAGIPITGKNYFPNLHAIECRINAEDPYNNFRPSPGKITTLHVPGGHGVRVDSHIYAGYVIPSNYDSMIAKLITVAQTREEAINTMERALSEFVVEGVKTTIPFHQQLMRNEDFRNGNYTTKFLETFKLEE